The Vibrio coralliirubri DNA window ACCTTTATCGGGCTGTTTAAGGCCACTGATCGCATTGATGAGTGAGGTTTTACCCGCACCAGAACGACCGAAGATTGCCGTAATACCGCTACTTGGTAATTCCAAATCGATATCAAAGAAGGTTTCGCCAAGTTGTTGCTGATATTGGAGGATAAGAGCACTCATGCATTGCCTCCCAAGCGTTGTGCGGACTTTTTGTTAAGCCACTCGGATAGCATCAATGAACCCAGAGCTATCACAATAGAAATAACACACAAACGCGCGGCTTCCATTTCCGCACCAGGGGTTTCAATAAAGGTATACATAGCCAATGGAATGGTTTGAGTTTCACCTGGAATATTTGAAACGAAGCTGATGGTCGCGCCAAACTCCCCTAGGCTTCTTGCAAATGAAAGCATAGTGCCGGTAATGATCCCAGGGATCATCAAGGGCAAAGTGATCGTGAAAAATACACGAAGAGGTGACGCACCTAATGTTGCAGCGGCCTCTTCAAGTTTACTGTCTACGGTTTCTAGGCTCAATCTAATAGAGCGAACCATCAATGGCAGCGCCACAACCACGCAAGCGAGTGCTGCGCCCTTCCAGCTAAAGCTAAACACAATACCAAACACGTCATTAAGCCACGAGCCGATGATGCCTTGCCTGCCCATCATCACTAGCAGTAAATAGCCGATGACCACTGGTGGAAGTACCAAGGGTAAATGGACAATGCTCTCTACAATGCTTTTGCCTACAAATTGTTTCTTAGCAAGCAGCCACGCTAAACCAATACCGATAGGAATAAGCCATAAGATGGCAAACCCAGCGACTTTTAAGCTCAGCATTAAGGCTTGGTATTCGTATTCCGATAAATACATCATTTAACGCACTTCAAATCCAAAACTGTTCAAGGTGTCTTTCGCTTTTTCGCTCTTTAGGAAAGTATAGAACTCTTCTGCCACAACTTTATCGCTCAACTTCGCTACAGGGTAACGTATTGGTGTATGCAGTTCTGATGGGAACGTCGACACTAGGTTTACTTCTTTAGAAAGCAACGCATCCGTGTTGTAGACAATGCCAAGCTTAGCTTCACTGCGCTCGACTAAGGCTAAAGCCATACGAACGTTGTTGCTTGGTGCCAATCGAGTCTTCACATCGTCCCATACACCTAACGTTTCTAACGCTTCTTTTGCATAGATACCAGCAGGAACCGACATGGTGTTACCCACTGCAAGCCTTTCATTAGTAAGCAGTTCAGCCCATTGTTCACCTTTTGATAGGTCTAACGTTACCGATGTCTCGTTAGGGGAAATCAGCACCAGTTCGTTTTCACATAGATTTGTGACATTGTCACTAGAAACCAATTTACGGTCGACTAAATGCGTCATCCATTTCTCATTTGCCGAGATAAAAATGTCTGCTGGTGCTCCTCTTTCGATCTGTCGCACCAAAGACGACGTACTCGCATACACAGGAATCACATCGACAGAATGGTCTTTCTCAAACTCTTCAACCAACAGATTAACCGCATTGGTCATCGACGATGCAGCGTAAACTCGTAGCTTTTCCGCAGCAAAAAGATGACTAGAACTCAATGCCGAAATTAAGGCCGTGGTTAAAAGGAAGACTCGCTTTTTCATTGTTATCACTTATCTATTATTCGTTTAGGTTCTTTAGCTAACTTCTAAATGGCGGCTTAAGCGGTTAATTCTGGCCAGAGCAGGTCTAGATTTAAGTACTCTTCGATGGCATCAGCGATTCGATTAATACCCAGCTCTTTAAGCTGTTCGTGGTCAATCGCGGTCACATCGTTGGCTCCTGCCCATTCGCAAATCAGCGATAACGCGTCACTGTTATCGAATACGCCGTGCAGGTAAGTACCAAAAATCGAGTTATCTTGATTCACAGCACCATCTAGGCTGCCAGATTCTAACTGAACCGGTAAGGCTGTTTCTTTGACATCAGTCCTACCTACGTGGATTTCATACCCTTTTACTTGTGCTGTTTTGCCATCCAACGTCATAGTGCCGCGTACACTGGTTAAGGTTTTCTGCTGTGTAAGGGTCGTTTCAGTATCCAGATATCCTAACCCTTCACTGCTGCCGGGTTCCCCTTCAACGCCATCAGGATCGTGAATAATGTTACCTAACATTTGATAGCCGCCGCAGATACCCATTACTTTGCCGCCTAAGCGCAGGTGGCGTTGAATATCTTTATCCCAGCCTTGTTGTTTTAGGTAATCCAAATCTGCTCTTACCGACTTTGTACCCGGCAAGATAATTAAATCAGCGTTGTTTACACGTTCACCTTTACCAACATAACGTAAATCAATCGAAGGATTCAGCCTTAACGCGTCAAAGTCAGTATGGTTGCTGATTCGGGTTAGCACTGGCACCACCACCTTAAGCTTAGCTTCTCCGTCAGACTCTTGAGCAGAGGTAATGGCATCTTCCGCTTCTAAGTTAAAACCATGCAGATATGGCAAAACACCAATGACTGGCTTGCCGGTTTTTTCCTCTAGCCAATCTAGGCCAGATTGAAGCAGTGCGATATCGCCTCTAAAACGGTTTATCACAAAGCCTTTTACGCGAGCTTGTTCAGATTCAGACAACAGCGCTAATGTGCCGTAGAGGTGCGCAAAAACGCCACCACGGTCAATATCAGCAACGATGATCACAGGGATGTCCGCTTTCTCAGCAAATCCCATGTTAGCGATATCATTTTCACGAAGATTGATTTCGGCTGGGCTCCCCGCACCTTCAATCATCACGCTTTCATATTCTTCAGAAA harbors:
- the modB gene encoding molybdate ABC transporter permease subunit; this encodes MMYLSEYEYQALMLSLKVAGFAILWLIPIGIGLAWLLAKKQFVGKSIVESIVHLPLVLPPVVIGYLLLVMMGRQGIIGSWLNDVFGIVFSFSWKGAALACVVVALPLMVRSIRLSLETVDSKLEEAAATLGASPLRVFFTITLPLMIPGIITGTMLSFARSLGEFGATISFVSNIPGETQTIPLAMYTFIETPGAEMEAARLCVISIVIALGSLMLSEWLNKKSAQRLGGNA
- the modA gene encoding molybdate ABC transporter substrate-binding protein; this translates as MKKRVFLLTTALISALSSSHLFAAEKLRVYAASSMTNAVNLLVEEFEKDHSVDVIPVYASTSSLVRQIERGAPADIFISANEKWMTHLVDRKLVSSDNVTNLCENELVLISPNETSVTLDLSKGEQWAELLTNERLAVGNTMSVPAGIYAKEALETLGVWDDVKTRLAPSNNVRMALALVERSEAKLGIVYNTDALLSKEVNLVSTFPSELHTPIRYPVAKLSDKVVAEEFYTFLKSEKAKDTLNSFGFEVR
- a CDS encoding cobyric acid synthase gives rise to the protein MQAPLSALMVQGTTSDAGKSVLVAGLCRVLARKGIKVAPFKPQNMALNSAVTKDGGEIGRAQAVQAQACNIEPTVHMNPVLLKPNSDTGAQVILQGRALSNMEATGYHDYKKVAMDTVIDSFDRLSEEYESVMIEGAGSPAEINLRENDIANMGFAEKADIPVIIVADIDRGGVFAHLYGTLALLSESEQARVKGFVINRFRGDIALLQSGLDWLEEKTGKPVIGVLPYLHGFNLEAEDAITSAQESDGEAKLKVVVPVLTRISNHTDFDALRLNPSIDLRYVGKGERVNNADLIILPGTKSVRADLDYLKQQGWDKDIQRHLRLGGKVMGICGGYQMLGNIIHDPDGVEGEPGSSEGLGYLDTETTLTQQKTLTSVRGTMTLDGKTAQVKGYEIHVGRTDVKETALPVQLESGSLDGAVNQDNSIFGTYLHGVFDNSDALSLICEWAGANDVTAIDHEQLKELGINRIADAIEEYLNLDLLWPELTA